From Chryseobacterium joostei, the proteins below share one genomic window:
- a CDS encoding GNAT family N-acetyltransferase, which translates to MSTISIIEVKTAGQLKQFVRFPMDLYKNNPYYVPSFIKDEMKIWDAKENPALDYSESKQFLAIKDNKVVGRIAVIINHKEEKELGIKKVRFGWIDFIDDTEVSKALIQTAIDYAKEHKIDKIEGPMGFTNLDKAGMLTMGFDKLATMIGIYNHSYYPEHLENLGLVKEKEWVEYEMNFPKVLPEKVEKFSGLIAQKYKLSVLKFKSKEEILPYVEPMFKLLDETYKHLSTYTPISDEQIKTYKEKYFPLIDKNYVICVVDENQQLVSFAITMPSYSKALQKSKGKLFPFGWWHFLQASKKNDRANFYLIGIHPEYQRRGVTAIIFKEIFVRFTSMGINFAETNPELEENKSVQVLWQDYNPVNHKRRRTYSLMINDEQ; encoded by the coding sequence ATGTCTACAATTTCAATTATTGAAGTAAAAACAGCTGGTCAGCTCAAGCAATTCGTAAGATTTCCGATGGATTTATATAAAAATAATCCGTACTACGTTCCATCCTTTATTAAAGATGAAATGAAAATTTGGGATGCAAAAGAAAATCCGGCGTTAGATTATTCCGAATCCAAACAATTTCTGGCCATAAAAGACAATAAGGTAGTTGGAAGAATTGCTGTAATTATTAATCATAAGGAAGAAAAAGAATTAGGCATTAAAAAGGTGCGATTTGGCTGGATAGATTTCATTGATGATACTGAGGTTTCAAAGGCTTTAATTCAAACAGCAATTGATTACGCCAAAGAACATAAAATTGACAAAATTGAGGGCCCAATGGGGTTCACCAATCTTGACAAGGCAGGTATGCTGACAATGGGATTTGATAAACTGGCAACAATGATTGGAATTTACAATCACTCCTATTACCCTGAACATCTTGAAAACCTAGGATTAGTAAAAGAAAAAGAATGGGTAGAGTATGAAATGAATTTCCCAAAAGTACTTCCTGAAAAAGTAGAAAAATTCAGTGGGCTGATTGCTCAAAAATATAAACTAAGCGTTCTAAAATTCAAATCAAAGGAAGAAATCCTCCCTTATGTAGAACCCATGTTCAAGTTATTGGATGAAACTTACAAACATCTTTCTACCTATACTCCAATTTCGGACGAACAGATCAAAACCTACAAAGAGAAATACTTCCCTCTTATTGACAAAAATTATGTAATATGTGTAGTGGATGAAAACCAGCAACTGGTTTCTTTTGCTATTACCATGCCCTCTTACTCTAAGGCTTTACAAAAGTCAAAAGGAAAATTATTCCCTTTCGGATGGTGGCATTTTCTACAGGCAAGCAAGAAAAATGATCGTGCGAACTTTTACCTTATAGGTATTCATCCCGAATATCAGAGACGTGGCGTAACAGCTATTATCTTTAAGGAAATTTTTGTACGATTTACAAGCATGGGAATTAATTTCGCAGAAACCAATCCTGAACTGGAAGAAAACAAAAGTGTACAGGTTCTATGGCAGGATTACAATCCTGTAAATCATAAAAGAAGAAGAACCTATTCATTGATGATAAATGATGAGCAATAA
- the nuoF gene encoding NADH-quinone oxidoreductase subunit NuoF: MSKKLLLKDVHIEGIRYFETYRKQGGYTAAEKALKMTPDEILEEVKASGLRGRGGAGFPTGMKWSFLAKPEGVPRHLVVNADESEPGTFKDRYLMEFLPHLLIEGMLISSYCLGSNVSYIYIRGEYSWIPDILEEAIEEAKAAGFLGKNILGTGFDLEIYVQRGGGAYICGEETALLESLEGKRGNPRLKPPFPAVKGLWERPTVVNNVESIAAIVPIIDITGAEYAKIGVGRSTGTKLISACGNINKPGVYEIDMTITVEEFIYSDEYCGGIKDGKKLKACIPGGSSVPIVPANLLLRTVNGEPRYMNYESLADGGFATGTMMGSGGFIVLDEDQCIVEHTMTLARFYHHESCGQCTPCREGTGWMHKILKKIEKGEGKMEDIDLLWDIQRKIEGNTICPLGDAAAWPVAAAIRHFRDEFEWHVKNPELSQTQNYGLAHYADPIPAVEKNA; encoded by the coding sequence ATGAGTAAAAAACTTTTACTTAAAGACGTACATATAGAAGGTATCCGCTACTTTGAAACTTACCGTAAACAGGGAGGTTATACTGCAGCTGAGAAAGCCTTGAAGATGACTCCGGACGAAATTCTTGAAGAAGTAAAAGCTTCAGGACTAAGAGGACGTGGTGGAGCTGGATTCCCAACAGGGATGAAATGGAGCTTTTTGGCAAAACCAGAAGGGGTACCAAGACACCTTGTAGTAAATGCTGATGAGTCTGAGCCTGGAACATTCAAGGACAGATATCTGATGGAGTTCCTTCCTCACCTATTGATCGAGGGAATGCTGATCTCATCTTACTGTTTAGGTTCGAATGTTTCTTATATCTACATCCGTGGAGAATATTCATGGATTCCGGATATCCTTGAAGAAGCTATTGAAGAAGCTAAAGCGGCAGGATTTTTAGGTAAAAACATTTTAGGAACTGGTTTCGATCTTGAAATCTATGTACAGAGAGGAGGTGGAGCATATATCTGCGGGGAAGAAACTGCATTGCTTGAATCCCTTGAAGGAAAAAGAGGAAACCCAAGATTAAAACCACCATTCCCGGCTGTAAAAGGACTTTGGGAAAGGCCAACAGTGGTAAACAACGTTGAATCTATTGCAGCAATTGTTCCAATCATTGATATTACAGGTGCTGAGTATGCTAAAATCGGAGTGGGAAGATCTACAGGTACGAAATTGATTTCTGCTTGTGGAAACATCAACAAACCGGGGGTATACGAAATTGATATGACGATCACTGTAGAAGAGTTCATCTACTCTGATGAATATTGTGGTGGTATTAAAGACGGAAAAAAATTAAAGGCTTGTATTCCTGGAGGAAGTTCCGTTCCTATTGTTCCAGCTAATCTATTGCTGAGAACGGTAAACGGAGAGCCTAGATATATGAACTATGAATCATTGGCTGATGGTGGTTTTGCTACCGGAACCATGATGGGATCAGGAGGTTTCATCGTTTTGGATGAAGACCAGTGTATCGTAGAACATACCATGACCTTGGCGAGATTCTATCACCATGAAAGTTGTGGCCAGTGTACACCTTGCCGTGAAGGAACGGGATGGATGCACAAGATCCTAAAGAAAATAGAGAAAGGAGAAGGTAAGATGGAAGATATCGATCTACTTTGGGATATCCAGAGAAAAATCGAGGGAAACACTATTTGTCCATTGGGCGATGCAGCAGCTTGGCCGGTTGCAGCAGCAATTCGTCACTTCAGAGATGAATTTGAGTGGCACGTGAAAAACCCTGAGTTATCTCAGACTCAAAACTACGGACTAGCACATTATGCAGATCCTATTCCGGCTGTTGAAAAAAATGCTTAG
- the nuoH gene encoding NADH-quinone oxidoreductase subunit NuoH, whose protein sequence is MDLLTFKLILVLALFLLSLTIAAYSTWAERKVASIMQDRIGPNRAGPFGLLQPLADGGKFFFKEDFTPANAEKFLFVLGPALVMFISLITGAVIPWGKSLNIAGTSFDLQVANIDVGVLFIIGMASIGVYGIMIGGWASNNKYSLLGAIRASSQMISYELAMGLALLSIIMMSGSLDLKEITESQTTGKLWGVIPWGSGMNWNIFYQPIAFLVFFVAALAETNRHPFDLPECESELVTGYSTEYSSMKLGLYMFGEYVNMFISNAFMVVLFFGGYNYPGIEWVTQNWGENIAGILSIVAFLTKTVVGILIFMWIRWTLPRFRYDQLMHLGWKTLIPMALVNLLITGAVILAFAN, encoded by the coding sequence ATGGATTTACTTACATTTAAACTTATACTTGTATTAGCACTTTTCTTGCTATCGTTAACGATTGCAGCCTACTCTACCTGGGCAGAAAGAAAAGTTGCATCAATCATGCAGGATAGAATTGGTCCTAACAGAGCCGGACCTTTCGGACTATTACAGCCTCTTGCTGATGGTGGGAAGTTTTTCTTTAAAGAAGACTTCACCCCTGCCAATGCAGAAAAATTCCTTTTCGTATTAGGACCTGCTTTGGTAATGTTTATTTCATTGATTACGGGAGCTGTTATTCCTTGGGGTAAAAGTTTAAATATTGCAGGTACTTCTTTTGATCTTCAGGTTGCTAACATTGATGTTGGTGTACTTTTCATCATCGGAATGGCTTCAATTGGTGTTTACGGAATCATGATCGGAGGTTGGGCCTCAAACAACAAATATTCATTATTAGGTGCTATCCGTGCTTCTTCTCAGATGATTTCTTATGAATTGGCAATGGGACTTGCACTTCTTTCTATCATTATGATGTCTGGAAGTTTAGACTTAAAAGAAATTACTGAAAGCCAGACTACCGGAAAATTGTGGGGAGTAATTCCCTGGGGTTCTGGTATGAACTGGAATATTTTCTATCAGCCAATTGCCTTCCTTGTATTCTTTGTAGCTGCTTTAGCAGAAACAAACAGACACCCTTTCGATTTACCTGAGTGTGAATCTGAATTGGTAACAGGATACTCTACAGAATACTCTTCCATGAAGTTAGGTTTATATATGTTTGGTGAATACGTGAACATGTTTATCTCTAATGCTTTCATGGTGGTACTTTTCTTCGGAGGATACAACTATCCTGGGATTGAATGGGTAACTCAGAACTGGGGAGAAAACATTGCAGGAATCTTAAGTATCGTAGCATTCTTAACGAAGACTGTAGTCGGAATTTTGATCTTCATGTGGATCAGATGGACGCTTCCAAGATTCAGATATGACCAGTTAATGCACTTAGGATGGAAAACATTGATTCCTATGGCATTGGTAAACCTATTAATTACAGGAGCTGTAATTTTAGCATTTGCAAACTAG
- a CDS encoding NADH-quinone oxidoreductase subunit C — protein sequence MTNEFVLEAITREFPESVISSSEPYGMLTIEVKKEDIKKIIHYLKDSSLEINFLTDVCGIHYPEFPEKEIGVVYHLHNMMANFRLRLKIFMSRENIEVDSLVELYAGANWMERETYDFYGIKFKGHPDLRPILNMEDLGYHPMLKEYRLEDGTRTDKNDNMFGR from the coding sequence ATGACAAACGAATTTGTATTAGAAGCAATTACCAGAGAATTTCCGGAATCTGTTATTTCAAGTTCAGAGCCGTATGGAATGCTGACTATTGAAGTGAAAAAAGAAGATATCAAGAAGATCATTCATTATCTTAAAGATTCATCTTTGGAAATCAATTTCCTTACTGATGTTTGTGGAATTCACTATCCTGAGTTTCCGGAAAAGGAAATAGGTGTAGTTTACCATTTACATAATATGATGGCTAATTTCAGATTACGTCTGAAAATCTTTATGTCCAGAGAAAATATTGAAGTGGATTCTCTTGTTGAATTATATGCAGGAGCTAACTGGATGGAAAGAGAAACGTATGATTTCTATGGGATTAAGTTTAAAGGACATCCTGATCTTAGACCTATCCTGAATATGGAAGATCTTGGATACCACCCAATGTTGAAAGAATATCGACTGGAAGACGGTACAAGAACCGACAAGAATGATAATATGTTCGGAAGATAA
- a CDS encoding NADH-quinone oxidoreductase subunit J family protein produces the protein MDQFLFFLVAFLAVASAIYFVFARNPLYAILSLIVTMFSIAGMYILLNAQFLAIIQIIVYAGAIMVLFLYILMMLNLNKGDESKKNNTLKFVGVFTAGLLLLGVLGVFRGVQDNHIVVENVDRGVGLTKNLGRLLFNEYVLPFELASILILAGIVGAVLIGKKDL, from the coding sequence ATGGATCAGTTTTTATTTTTCTTGGTGGCGTTTTTAGCAGTGGCTAGTGCAATTTATTTTGTATTTGCAAGAAATCCTCTCTATGCTATTTTGTCATTAATTGTAACGATGTTTTCAATTGCGGGAATGTACATTCTTTTGAATGCCCAGTTCCTTGCAATCATCCAGATTATAGTGTACGCAGGTGCCATCATGGTACTTTTCCTTTACATCTTAATGATGCTTAACCTTAATAAAGGAGACGAAAGTAAGAAGAACAATACTTTAAAGTTTGTTGGAGTTTTTACAGCAGGTCTTCTTTTATTAGGAGTTTTAGGAGTATTCAGAGGAGTACAAGATAACCACATTGTAGTGGAGAATGTAGACAGAGGTGTAGGTCTTACTAAAAATCTGGGTAGACTTTTGTTTAATGAATATGTTTTACCGTTTGAGCTTGCTTCCATCCTGATTTTAGCAGGTATTGTAGGCGCGGTATTAATCGGTAAAAAAGATTTATAA
- a CDS encoding NADH-quinone oxidoreductase subunit NuoE family protein, whose protein sequence is MSETIAFKPESLAQVHKIIARYPEGRQKSALLPVLHLAQKEFGGWLDVPVMDYVAELLSIQPIEVYEVATFYTMFNMKPVGKYVLEVCRTGPCMVCGSEKILDHIRTKLNIKDGETTEDGMFTLKPAECLGACGYAPMLQLGKFFHENLTIEKVDEILDLCRQGQLALD, encoded by the coding sequence ATGAGCGAAACAATAGCTTTTAAACCGGAAAGTTTAGCACAGGTACACAAAATTATCGCAAGATACCCTGAAGGAAGACAAAAGTCTGCCCTTCTTCCTGTACTTCACTTAGCACAGAAAGAATTCGGAGGATGGTTAGATGTTCCTGTGATGGATTATGTTGCAGAACTATTAAGTATCCAACCAATTGAGGTATATGAAGTGGCTACTTTCTATACGATGTTTAATATGAAGCCGGTGGGTAAATATGTTTTGGAAGTTTGCAGAACAGGACCTTGCATGGTTTGTGGAAGCGAAAAAATCCTTGACCATATCAGAACCAAACTGAACATTAAGGATGGAGAAACTACTGAAGACGGTATGTTCACATTAAAGCCAGCTGAATGTCTTGGAGCTTGTGGATATGCACCGATGCTACAGCTAGGTAAATTCTTCCATGAAAATTTAACGATAGAAAAAGTAGACGAAATCCTTGATCTTTGCAGACAGGGACAACTTGCTTTAGACTAA
- a CDS encoding zinc metallopeptidase, translating into MAGYYIIIVISMLVSWWVSSRLKSKFEYYSNVHLRNGLSGKEVAEKMLRDNGINDVQVISVPGQLTDHYNPGDKTVNLSEGVYMQRNAAAAAVAAHECGHAVQHARGYSMLNLRSKLVPIVNISSNLMQFVLIAGIAVMAASRTIENPNGNTTVLAIGVAMFAVTTLFAFVTLPVEYDASNRAMKWLKDTGTVTAEEFVGVQDSLKWAARTYVVAALGSLAQLLYWGSLLLGGRRD; encoded by the coding sequence ATGGCGGGTTATTATATCATTATTGTTATTTCAATGCTGGTGAGCTGGTGGGTTTCATCAAGGTTGAAATCAAAATTTGAATATTATTCCAATGTACATCTGCGAAACGGCCTTTCGGGGAAAGAAGTAGCAGAAAAAATGTTGAGAGATAACGGGATTAATGATGTTCAGGTAATATCAGTTCCCGGACAGTTAACGGATCACTATAATCCAGGAGATAAAACAGTAAACCTTTCCGAAGGAGTATATATGCAGAGAAATGCAGCTGCAGCAGCTGTAGCTGCTCACGAATGCGGACATGCCGTACAACATGCAAGAGGATATTCAATGTTGAACCTACGTTCTAAATTGGTTCCTATTGTGAACATAAGTTCCAATCTGATGCAGTTTGTCTTAATTGCAGGTATCGCAGTAATGGCAGCTTCAAGAACAATTGAAAATCCAAATGGTAATACAACTGTTTTAGCGATTGGGGTAGCAATGTTTGCAGTAACAACTCTTTTTGCATTTGTAACGTTACCGGTAGAATACGATGCAAGTAACCGAGCGATGAAATGGCTTAAGGATACAGGAACTGTAACTGCTGAAGAATTTGTAGGGGTTCAGGATAGTTTAAAATGGGCAGCTAGAACTTATGTGGTAGCAGCCTTAGGATCTTTGGCTCAACTTCTTTACTGGGGATCTTTACTTCTCGGAGGAAGAAGAGACTAA
- a CDS encoding NuoI/complex I 23 kDa subunit family protein produces the protein MKLTNRSKVVSNKEMTLAEKIYLPAIFTGMGITFKHAVRTVIKGAPAVYSYPEVQKPRTTIWRGQHVLKRDEEGRERCTACGLCAVACPAEAITMTAAERTKEEKGLYREEKYASVYEINMLRCIFCGMCEEACPKSAIYLTDRLVDVETNRGSFIYGKDKLVEKINERIDITTRQSEKQKNAVK, from the coding sequence ATGAAACTTACAAACAGATCAAAAGTTGTTTCCAATAAAGAAATGACCCTTGCTGAAAAAATCTACCTACCTGCAATTTTTACAGGAATGGGGATTACATTTAAGCATGCTGTAAGAACCGTGATAAAGGGTGCTCCCGCAGTATATTCGTATCCGGAAGTACAGAAGCCAAGAACTACCATCTGGAGAGGTCAGCACGTTTTGAAAAGAGACGAGGAAGGCAGAGAAAGATGTACAGCTTGCGGACTTTGTGCGGTAGCTTGTCCTGCAGAAGCCATTACGATGACTGCTGCTGAAAGAACCAAAGAGGAAAAAGGACTTTACAGAGAAGAAAAATATGCTTCAGTATATGAAATCAATATGCTAAGATGTATTTTCTGCGGAATGTGTGAAGAAGCTTGTCCTAAATCTGCCATCTATCTTACAGACAGACTGGTAGACGTAGAAACCAACAGAGGTTCTTTCATCTATGGAAAAGATAAATTAGTTGAAAAAATAAATGAAAGGATTGATATCACGACAAGACAATCCGAGAAACAAAAAAATGCGGTAAAATAA
- a CDS encoding NADH-quinone oxidoreductase subunit B, translated as MSDKKPVIRTDAPAPEGYEGEGFFATKLSSVIGMARKFSLWPLPFATSCCGIEFMATLNPTYDASRFGMERNSFSPRQADMLMVCGTISKKLGPVLKEVYTQMAEPKWVVAVGACASSGGIFDTYSVLQGIDKIIPVDVYVPGCPPRPEQIIEGVMQVQALAESESIRRRDMPEYQKLLDSYNISN; from the coding sequence ATGTCAGATAAAAAACCAGTAATAAGAACAGATGCACCTGCTCCCGAAGGATATGAAGGGGAAGGGTTTTTCGCAACAAAACTGAGCAGTGTAATCGGTATGGCAAGAAAGTTTTCACTTTGGCCATTGCCTTTTGCTACCTCTTGTTGTGGTATTGAGTTTATGGCTACCCTGAACCCTACTTATGATGCTTCAAGATTTGGTATGGAAAGAAACTCTTTCTCTCCAAGACAAGCAGATATGCTGATGGTTTGCGGAACTATATCAAAAAAATTAGGACCGGTCCTTAAAGAAGTTTATACTCAAATGGCTGAACCGAAATGGGTAGTAGCTGTTGGAGCTTGTGCTTCCAGTGGTGGTATTTTTGATACTTATTCTGTTCTTCAGGGAATAGATAAGATCATTCCGGTGGACGTTTACGTTCCTGGATGTCCTCCAAGACCAGAACAAATTATTGAAGGGGTAATGCAGGTACAGGCTCTTGCAGAAAGCGAAAGCATCAGAAGAAGAGACATGCCTGAATATCAGAAATTACTAGATTCTTACAACATAAGCAACTAA
- the nuoD gene encoding NADH dehydrogenase (quinone) subunit D produces the protein MKDNSLSNILNQYESKEQIDGQLYTLNLGPTHPATHGIFQNILTMDGERILHAEQTVGYIHRAFEKISERRNYSQITTLTDRMNYCSAPINNLGWHMTVEKLIGVKVPKRVDYMRVILMELARIGDHLICNGVTGMDSGAITGLTYMFIERERIYDMYEQICGARMTTNMGRIGGFERDFTPKFHELLQDFLKTFPARFKEFCTLLERNRIFMDRTIGTGAISAERALSYGFTGPNLRAAGVDYDVRVAEPYSSYEDFDFIIPVGTSGDTYDRFMVRQQEIWESLKIIKQAYENLPEGPFHADVPDFYLPEKADVYSKMEALIYHFKIVMGETDVPKGEVYHAVEGGNGELGFYLVSDGGRSPYRLHFRRPCFIYYQAYPEMITGSVISDAIVTMCSMNIIAGELDA, from the coding sequence ATGAAAGATAACTCATTATCTAATATACTAAACCAATACGAAAGTAAGGAACAGATTGACGGACAATTATACACCCTCAATTTAGGACCTACCCACCCTGCTACTCACGGGATTTTCCAGAATATCTTAACGATGGACGGGGAAAGAATTCTTCATGCAGAGCAGACGGTAGGATATATTCACAGAGCATTTGAGAAAATTTCTGAAAGAAGAAACTATTCTCAGATCACTACTCTTACGGACCGTATGAATTACTGTTCTGCACCAATCAACAATTTGGGCTGGCACATGACAGTTGAGAAGCTAATCGGCGTTAAAGTTCCAAAGCGTGTAGACTATATGCGTGTTATCTTAATGGAGCTTGCCAGAATTGGTGACCACCTGATTTGTAATGGGGTAACCGGAATGGACTCAGGAGCAATTACAGGTCTTACATATATGTTCATCGAAAGAGAGCGTATTTATGATATGTATGAGCAGATCTGCGGAGCAAGGATGACGACCAATATGGGAAGAATTGGAGGATTTGAAAGAGATTTCACTCCAAAATTCCATGAGTTATTACAAGACTTCTTAAAAACATTCCCTGCAAGATTTAAAGAATTCTGTACTTTATTAGAAAGAAACAGAATCTTTATGGACAGAACCATCGGTACAGGAGCAATTTCTGCCGAAAGAGCATTAAGCTATGGTTTCACTGGTCCCAACCTACGTGCAGCAGGTGTAGATTATGATGTAAGAGTTGCAGAGCCTTATTCATCATACGAAGATTTCGACTTTATTATTCCTGTAGGAACTTCAGGAGATACTTACGACCGTTTCATGGTTCGTCAACAAGAAATCTGGGAATCACTTAAAATTATCAAACAAGCATACGAAAATCTTCCGGAAGGACCATTCCACGCGGATGTTCCTGATTTCTATCTTCCTGAAAAGGCAGATGTTTACAGTAAAATGGAAGCATTGATCTACCATTTCAAAATTGTAATGGGAGAAACAGATGTACCAAAAGGAGAAGTTTACCATGCTGTAGAGGGAGGAAACGGAGAATTAGGTTTCTATCTTGTGAGTGATGGAGGAAGAAGCCCTTACAGACTTCACTTCAGAAGACCATGTTTCATCTACTATCAGGCATACCCTGAAATGATTACAGGTTCTGTAATTTCGGATGCCATTGTAACGATGTGTAGTATGAATATTATTGCGGGAGAATTAGACGCATAA
- the nuoK gene encoding NADH-quinone oxidoreductase subunit NuoK encodes MGEVNTFIQSIPLNYFIILCSVLFCLGVMGVLLRKNAIVILGCVELMLNSVNLLLAAFSAYKGNGDGQLLVFFIMVVAAAEVAVGLAIIAMLYRNTRSVDVSIFNKLRG; translated from the coding sequence ATGGGAGAAGTAAATACATTTATACAAAGCATCCCTTTGAACTACTTCATTATCCTTTGTTCAGTATTATTCTGCTTAGGAGTGATGGGCGTATTGCTTAGAAAAAATGCTATTGTGATTCTGGGCTGTGTAGAGCTTATGCTTAATTCTGTAAACCTTTTATTGGCTGCTTTTTCAGCATACAAAGGTAACGGAGACGGACAACTTTTAGTGTTCTTCATTATGGTGGTTGCTGCTGCTGAAGTAGCGGTAGGTCTGGCAATTATTGCTATGCTGTATAGAAATACCCGTTCTGTAGATGTGAGTATATTTAATAAATTAAGAGGATAA
- a CDS encoding NADH-quinone oxidoreductase subunit A, translated as MNLPESYIPILIQAGVAVAFVAVSLLGAHFLGPKQKKGDSVKNQSWECGVPSEGNARTPFSIKYFLTAVLFVLFDIEIVFFYPYAVNFREFGMEGFLAVLTFVAIFFVAFFYVWKRGALDWDK; from the coding sequence ATGAATTTACCTGAAAGTTATATTCCAATCCTTATCCAGGCAGGTGTAGCAGTAGCATTCGTAGCTGTTTCTTTACTTGGAGCACATTTCCTAGGTCCAAAGCAGAAAAAAGGAGATTCTGTAAAAAACCAAAGCTGGGAATGTGGGGTTCCTAGTGAGGGAAATGCAAGAACACCGTTTTCTATCAAGTACTTCCTGACTGCGGTATTGTTCGTACTATTCGATATTGAAATCGTATTCTTTTATCCATATGCGGTAAACTTCAGAGAATTCGGCATGGAAGGATTCCTGGCTGTACTTACATTCGTTGCGATCTTCTTCGTGGCGTTTTTCTATGTATGGAAGCGTGGTGCCTTAGATTGGGATAAATAA
- a CDS encoding 2Fe-2S iron-sulfur cluster-binding protein — MSEEVKKFKITIDGQTTEVMPGTSILEAARQIGGKSVPPAMCYYSKLETSGGRCRTCLVEVSKGSEADPRPMPKLVASCRTNVMDGMEVKNLTSEKAQEGRKAVTEFLLVNHPLDCPICDQAGECHLQDLGYEHGVDSTRTEFERNTYEADDLGPNIKLNMNRCILCARCVLTANQLTETREHGILFRGDHAEISTYLNKALDNDFIGNVIDVCPVGALTDRTARFASRVWFTKPMNASCKCDKCSGKAVVWMKGDEIVRVTARKDQWGEVEEFICDTCRFERKALSDWNIESPRHIDRHSVISLNHYEKPKDELRVLDNPMAKEISEKDEK, encoded by the coding sequence ATGAGCGAAGAAGTTAAAAAATTCAAAATAACTATAGACGGACAGACTACCGAAGTGATGCCTGGTACTTCCATTTTGGAAGCTGCAAGACAAATTGGTGGTAAATCTGTACCTCCTGCTATGTGCTATTACAGCAAATTAGAGACTAGTGGAGGAAGATGTAGAACTTGTCTTGTAGAAGTTTCTAAAGGATCTGAAGCTGATCCGCGTCCTATGCCAAAATTAGTCGCTAGCTGCAGAACTAATGTAATGGACGGTATGGAAGTAAAAAACCTTACTTCTGAGAAAGCTCAGGAAGGAAGAAAAGCGGTTACCGAATTTTTATTGGTAAATCACCCGCTAGACTGCCCTATCTGTGATCAAGCAGGAGAATGTCATCTTCAGGATTTAGGATATGAACATGGTGTGGATAGTACAAGAACAGAATTCGAAAGAAATACTTACGAAGCTGATGATCTTGGACCGAACATCAAATTGAACATGAACCGTTGTATTCTTTGTGCAAGATGTGTATTAACTGCAAACCAACTTACAGAAACAAGAGAACACGGTATTCTTTTCAGAGGAGATCACGCTGAAATTTCAACCTATTTAAATAAAGCTTTAGATAATGACTTCATCGGAAACGTTATTGACGTTTGTCCGGTAGGAGCATTAACAGACAGAACGGCTCGTTTTGCAAGCAGAGTTTGGTTCACAAAACCAATGAATGCTTCTTGTAAATGTGATAAGTGTTCAGGAAAAGCTGTAGTTTGGATGAAAGGGGATGAAATTGTAAGAGTAACTGCAAGAAAAGACCAATGGGGTGAAGTAGAAGAATTCATCTGCGATACATGTCGTTTCGAAAGAAAAGCATTATCAGATTGGAACATCGAAAGTCCTAGACATATCGACAGACACTCTGTAATTTCATTGAACCACTACGAAAAACCTAAGGATGAACTAAGAGTTTTAGACAATCCTATGGCTAAAGAAATCAGTGAAAAAGACGAAAAATAA